In a genomic window of Candidatus Wallbacteria bacterium:
- a CDS encoding response regulator — MRNKTFTTFDISKLLEVYPSTVSRWINEGKLKAFNTPGGHNRVLIKDFLAFLKEFNMPIPESLQLEKEIKILVVDDDETVLKVIKRVLETSGYSIYLAKDGFQAGAAINDFEPQLVILDIMLPGIDGFAVCKEIKEKCKKIKILGITGCYTEEIKKEMTASGADDLLEKPFSSEDLINKIESLLNNENSTPDSLSNEKEIKILVVDDDEAVLKVIKNTLEQCSYNLNLAKDGFQAGKAIGDYEPHLVILDIMLPGINGFDVCKMIKEKHKKTLVLGITGHYTEEIRKKMMACGAEDLLAKPFDTHDLVKKVSSLLKSSR; from the coding sequence ATGAGGAATAAAACTTTTACTACCTTCGATATCTCAAAGCTGCTGGAGGTTTATCCGAGTACAGTCTCCAGATGGATTAATGAAGGAAAATTAAAGGCTTTCAATACTCCAGGCGGGCACAACAGGGTCCTGATCAAGGACTTTCTGGCTTTCCTGAAAGAATTCAACATGCCGATTCCAGAATCCCTGCAATTAGAAAAAGAAATTAAAATCCTGGTAGTGGATGATGATGAAACCGTTTTAAAGGTGATTAAAAGGGTTTTGGAGACCAGCGGTTACTCTATTTATCTTGCAAAAGACGGATTCCAGGCCGGCGCAGCGATCAATGATTTCGAACCGCAGCTGGTAATTTTGGACATCATGCTGCCAGGGATCGACGGTTTTGCCGTCTGCAAAGAAATCAAAGAAAAATGTAAAAAAATAAAAATTCTCGGGATCACAGGTTGTTATACTGAAGAGATTAAGAAAGAAATGACTGCCTCAGGTGCAGATGATCTGCTGGAAAAACCTTTCAGTTCAGAAGATCTGATTAACAAAATCGAATCATTATTAAACAATGAAAATTCCACTCCGGATTCCTTGAGCAATGAAAAAGAAATCAAAATACTGGTTGTAGATGATGATGAAGCGGTTTTAAAGGTCATAAAAAATACTCTGGAACAATGCTCATACAATTTGAACCTTGCAAAAGACGGATTCCAGGCTGGCAAAGCTATCGGCGATTATGAACCGCATCTGGTAATTCTGGACATCATGCTGCCAGGGATCAACGGCTTCGATGTCTGCAAAATGATTAAAGAAAAGCATAAGAAAACATTGGTGCTCGGGATCACGGGTCATTATACTGAAGAAATCAGGAAAAAGATGATGGCCTGCGGAGCGGAAGATTTACTGGCAAAACCTTTTGATACTCATGATTTGGTAAAAAAAGTCAGTTCATTGTTAAAATCAAGCAGATGA
- a CDS encoding PAS domain S-box protein: protein MAENNHPDTQKSKFQVTSMSLKKKTFLIISTIVVTLNLLLFFTAHKILWNRFLLIEKENTDTNLKRVLSAIQEDINKLTGTSYDWGLWEDTYNFASSLRSSETYANYAKVNMSSETFKTLNINIFIFFDNNQNLFFSKFFDLKAQKEIDRPPGLVEMLATSELTRVGDYQKAAAGFFQSGSDQMLIAVTPVRNIRIPGPKAGTMVIGCFFNQEWVKRLARRTSMDLSIWNYQAGNLPVEFLDVKRNFDLGNEFHTIPQSEDWITGYTLIRDIYGRPDLILKVKMPRDSYKLGQFIINFIMLGLGMLLVFTIVLSNFLLKIFVLDRMEILEEELKGISQSRDPKLRISVTGRDEISILAGNINSTLSALESVGESLRESELKFRLMSNANHAIFLLTSLDRQTIHYVSPAFEKIFGSTCEELRKDYRIWDNAVSQNDLEKYRLFLETAAPERTEVEYRIKASSGKILWLRHNLYPIKDESEKPFLLASQVENITVRKRIEDELRYKNLLLSTQQEATLDGILVVDEKGQVISFNKRFVVMWRISSEIIGNRPNERVMHCLLNKLVDPSKFLQIEKYVSQHNQEISRDELELTDGRYFELNSAPLTGNNEEYYGRVWYFRDVTEYKQMNESLHQSEEQFRTLYENSQDALMTLAPPKWKFTSCNQATLKMFGVNNVAEFISIGPRDVSPERQPDGQLSTDKILKMIETAVRKGYYLFEWTHQRLNGAEFPATVLLTRMEIKNKIVIQATVRDISDQKRTEIALQTERDNLKAVFASAPMGMLLLDEEMMIEDANTVIAAMISREPAGIIHQRTGNGLNCIHSSESPKGCGFADACSECPLRKAILQVLSSEIPIHNAEIQPTLMINGSEHHPWLSVSAEPVLLKGRRYAVVAVDDITERKRMETDLIETNHRLEQATNRANEMAAQAEKANEAKSEFLAHMSHEIRTPINGVIGMTDLLLDSKLSVEQREHAEIIKTSTENLLAIINDILDFSKIEAGRMELENFAFELRKCVKDSLQIIAFKAEEKGLELVTMIDPQIPLCLIGDQRRLRQVLINLLGNAVKFTAKGKIDLLISLVGQTEKSIELRFEINDTGIGIPAAKLDRLFRPFQQINASLNYDSGGTGLGLSISKGLVELLGGTIGAKSAEGVGSSFWFRLCFSLIPVERDAEGIEIERLEEKKIPKHKLRILLAEDNPINQKVALWVLSKLGYQVDVVANGLEALKALETISYDLVLMDCRMPKMDGYETTVAIRNPASKVRNHDIPVIAMTADAAKSDEDKCLVAGMNGYLAKPVSQAKLAETIEKIMDENVSKIHAQDATKIIEDLFDKGVLNNLLDDNQDQIRKILQGFLEDTPILIDSIAAALEANDFKVAARHAHSLKGSSANVGAKSLSSLAQALKFSLDKHETLKTAETMKNLRENFEGIEKAIRKYLEENKNT, encoded by the coding sequence ATGGCGGAAAATAATCATCCTGATACCCAGAAAAGTAAGTTCCAGGTGACCAGTATGTCACTCAAAAAGAAAACTTTTCTGATCATCAGCACGATTGTTGTTACTTTGAATCTGCTGCTTTTTTTTACAGCCCATAAGATCCTCTGGAATCGTTTCCTGCTGATTGAAAAGGAAAATACCGACACAAACCTGAAACGGGTTTTATCAGCGATCCAGGAAGACATCAACAAACTGACCGGCACCAGTTACGACTGGGGACTCTGGGAGGACACTTACAATTTTGCATCCAGCCTCAGGAGCTCCGAGACTTATGCCAATTACGCCAAGGTCAACATGTCGAGCGAGACTTTCAAGACCCTGAACATCAATATTTTCATTTTTTTCGACAACAACCAGAACCTCTTCTTCAGCAAGTTCTTTGATCTGAAGGCGCAGAAAGAGATCGACCGGCCGCCGGGTCTGGTGGAAATGCTTGCAACTTCAGAACTGACCAGGGTCGGAGATTATCAGAAGGCAGCCGCCGGTTTTTTCCAGAGCGGATCCGACCAGATGCTGATTGCAGTAACCCCGGTCCGCAACATCAGGATACCAGGTCCCAAAGCAGGCACAATGGTGATCGGCTGCTTTTTCAACCAGGAATGGGTCAAGCGGCTGGCCCGGCGCACCAGCATGGACCTGTCGATCTGGAACTATCAAGCTGGAAATCTTCCGGTTGAGTTTCTTGATGTCAAGCGGAACTTCGACCTGGGAAATGAATTCCATACCATTCCTCAATCTGAGGATTGGATTACCGGTTACACCCTGATCAGGGATATCTACGGCCGGCCGGATCTGATTTTGAAAGTGAAGATGCCCCGTGATTCTTACAAACTCGGGCAGTTTATCATCAATTTCATCATGCTTGGCCTGGGGATGCTGCTTGTTTTCACCATCGTACTGAGCAACTTCCTTTTGAAGATTTTCGTGCTCGACAGAATGGAGATTCTGGAGGAAGAGTTGAAAGGGATCAGCCAGAGCAGAGATCCCAAACTGCGGATCTCAGTCACGGGCAGAGATGAGATTTCCATTCTTGCCGGCAATATTAACAGTACTCTTTCAGCTCTGGAATCAGTCGGCGAATCGCTGCGCGAGTCAGAACTCAAATTCAGGCTGATGTCCAACGCCAATCATGCCATCTTTCTGCTCACATCCCTCGACCGTCAGACGATTCATTATGTCAGCCCTGCCTTTGAGAAGATCTTCGGATCAACCTGCGAAGAACTGCGGAAAGACTACCGGATCTGGGATAATGCCGTATCCCAGAACGACCTTGAGAAATACAGACTTTTTCTGGAGACAGCTGCACCTGAGCGGACTGAAGTCGAATACAGGATCAAAGCCTCCAGCGGCAAGATTTTATGGCTCAGGCATAATCTTTATCCGATCAAAGATGAGTCTGAAAAACCATTTCTGCTGGCGAGCCAGGTGGAGAATATTACGGTGCGCAAAAGGATCGAGGATGAATTGAGATACAAAAACCTCCTGCTTTCAACCCAGCAGGAAGCTACTCTCGACGGAATTCTCGTAGTCGATGAAAAAGGTCAGGTCATCTCTTTCAACAAACGCTTTGTCGTGATGTGGAGAATCTCCTCAGAGATTATAGGGAACAGGCCCAATGAACGCGTGATGCACTGTCTGCTCAACAAGCTCGTTGATCCAAGCAAATTCCTACAGATAGAAAAATATGTATCTCAGCACAATCAGGAAATAAGCCGCGATGAACTGGAGCTGACGGACGGCAGGTATTTTGAGCTCAATTCAGCTCCGCTGACTGGAAATAATGAGGAATATTATGGTCGCGTCTGGTATTTCCGGGATGTCACAGAATACAAGCAGATGAATGAATCCCTGCATCAGAGCGAGGAGCAGTTTCGTACTCTTTACGAAAACTCACAGGACGCATTAATGACTCTTGCGCCTCCCAAGTGGAAATTCACTTCCTGCAACCAGGCGACCCTGAAAATGTTCGGGGTGAATAACGTGGCAGAGTTCATTTCGATCGGTCCCAGGGATGTTTCTCCTGAACGCCAGCCGGATGGGCAGCTCTCAACTGATAAAATCCTGAAGATGATCGAGACGGCAGTCAGGAAGGGTTATTATCTGTTCGAGTGGACTCATCAACGGCTCAACGGAGCAGAGTTCCCGGCTACAGTGCTGCTCACCCGCATGGAGATTAAAAACAAGATAGTGATCCAGGCCACTGTGCGCGATATTTCAGATCAGAAGCGGACGGAAATAGCACTGCAAACAGAGAGAGACAATTTAAAGGCTGTTTTCGCCTCAGCGCCGATGGGAATGCTCCTGCTTGATGAAGAAATGATGATCGAGGATGCCAATACAGTGATCGCGGCCATGATATCGAGGGAGCCGGCTGGAATCATTCATCAGCGGACCGGAAACGGGTTGAACTGCATACACAGCAGTGAGAGCCCGAAAGGATGCGGCTTTGCAGATGCCTGTTCCGAGTGTCCGCTGAGAAAAGCGATTCTTCAAGTTTTATCCTCTGAGATCCCGATTCACAATGCCGAAATTCAACCCACTCTTATGATCAACGGCAGTGAACATCATCCCTGGCTTAGCGTAAGTGCGGAACCGGTCCTTCTCAAAGGCCGCAGGTATGCTGTTGTTGCCGTTGACGACATCACTGAGCGCAAACGGATGGAGACCGACCTCATCGAGACCAACCATCGGCTGGAACAAGCCACGAACCGGGCCAATGAAATGGCGGCCCAGGCGGAGAAAGCCAATGAGGCTAAAAGTGAGTTTCTGGCGCATATGAGCCACGAGATCCGCACTCCGATCAATGGAGTGATCGGCATGACAGACCTGCTGCTCGATTCCAAGCTTTCTGTCGAACAGAGGGAACACGCGGAGATCATTAAAACCAGCACTGAAAACCTGCTGGCGATCATCAACGACATTCTGGATTTCAGCAAGATCGAGGCCGGCAGGATGGAACTGGAAAACTTTGCTTTTGAACTGAGAAAATGTGTGAAAGACTCTCTTCAGATAATTGCATTCAAAGCTGAAGAAAAAGGTCTCGAACTGGTTACCATGATCGATCCGCAGATCCCTCTCTGCCTGATCGGTGATCAGAGAAGACTCCGGCAGGTCCTGATCAACCTGCTCGGCAATGCCGTCAAATTCACAGCCAAGGGTAAAATAGATCTGCTGATCAGCCTTGTCGGGCAGACTGAAAAATCGATCGAACTCAGATTCGAAATCAATGATACCGGAATCGGGATTCCGGCAGCTAAACTTGATCGGTTGTTCAGACCTTTCCAGCAGATAAACGCTTCTCTTAACTATGATTCTGGTGGGACTGGCCTGGGACTTTCAATCTCCAAGGGTCTGGTCGAGCTGCTGGGAGGAACCATAGGGGCGAAAAGTGCTGAAGGTGTAGGATCTTCTTTCTGGTTCAGGCTCTGTTTTTCGTTGATACCTGTGGAAAGGGATGCAGAAGGAATTGAGATTGAACGACTGGAAGAAAAAAAGATTCCTAAGCACAAATTACGGATTCTCCTGGCTGAGGATAATCCGATCAACCAGAAAGTAGCGCTCTGGGTTTTATCGAAACTGGGTTATCAGGTCGATGTTGTAGCCAATGGTCTGGAAGCTTTGAAAGCCTTGGAGACGATCAGTTATGACCTGGTATTGATGGATTGCAGAATGCCGAAAATGGACGGTTACGAAACCACCGTAGCGATCAGAAATCCTGCCTCAAAAGTAAGGAATCACGATATCCCTGTGATCGCCATGACTGCAGACGCGGCTAAAAGCGATGAAGATAAATGTCTGGTTGCGGGCATGAACGGATATCTTGCCAAGCCGGTCAGCCAGGCCAAACTGGCGGAAACCATCGAAAAAATAATGGATGAAAACGTGAGCAAGATTCATGCGCAGGATGCAACCAAAATCATTGAGGACCTTTTTGACAAAGGGGTTCTGAACAACCTTCTGGATGATAATCAAGACCAGATCCGGAAGATCCTGCAGGGATTTCTGGAAGATACACCAATACTGATCGATAGCATTGCAGCAGCGCTTGAAGCCAATGATTTCAAGGTTGCCGCAAGGCACGCCCACTCTCTCAAGGGTTCTTCGGCCAATGTGGGAGCTAAAAGTTTAAGCAGCCTGGCGCAGGCATTGAAATTTTCGCTGGACAAGCATGAAACCCTGAAAACGGCGGAAACCATGAAAAATCTGCGGGAAAATTTCGAGGGGATTGAGAAAGCCATCCGTAAATATTTAGAAGAAAATAAAAATACTTGA
- a CDS encoding isochorismatase family protein, with amino-acid sequence MFKECYLTREGIAETAEKWLKEFRRNKSFDSAGSALLIMDMQDYFLDPDSPAFIPAAPAILPGISALAGLFRSLELPVFFTRHLNTPENAEMMGKWWKRLIEAQDPFSEICREFRKYKRGSIIKTQYDAFYRTNLEQRLKKKGIRKLVICGVMTHLCCETTARSAFCRGYEVWFPVDCTATYNRKFHESTLCNLSHGFANLTSSGELAADLSERDAHETP; translated from the coding sequence ATGTTCAAGGAATGCTACCTGACCCGGGAAGGAATCGCTGAAACTGCAGAGAAATGGCTGAAGGAATTCCGCAGAAACAAGTCGTTTGATTCCGCAGGTTCTGCTTTGCTGATCATGGACATGCAGGATTATTTTCTTGATCCTGATTCTCCCGCTTTTATTCCTGCTGCCCCTGCAATTCTACCAGGAATTTCGGCTCTGGCCGGACTTTTCCGCTCCCTTGAACTTCCTGTTTTTTTCACCAGACACTTGAACACCCCTGAAAATGCGGAGATGATGGGAAAATGGTGGAAAAGGCTGATCGAAGCGCAGGACCCATTTTCAGAAATCTGCCGGGAGTTCCGGAAATACAAGCGCGGCAGCATCATCAAGACTCAATATGACGCATTTTACAGGACAAACCTGGAGCAGCGCCTGAAAAAAAAGGGCATCAGAAAGTTGGTGATCTGTGGAGTGATGACGCATCTCTGCTGCGAAACTACAGCCAGGTCGGCTTTCTGCCGCGGATACGAAGTCTGGTTCCCTGTAGACTGCACTGCCACATACAACAGGAAATTTCATGAATCGACCCTCTGCAACCTGTCCCACGGGTTTGCCAATCTGACTTCCAGCGGGGAATTGGCCGCTGATCTATCTGAGCGGGATGCCCATGAAACACCATGA
- a CDS encoding FAD-dependent oxidoreductase, whose protein sequence is MKHHECQVAVVGAGPAGCAAAIQLTRAGIDTLLVEKAEVGGLLCNAGLIENYPGFPEGIRGLEMAGFLKLQLRRLGVRLLRDEIISVRTSGGFMLQGNLHEIESKYLILATGTRPADPGINVPAIIRRFVDSEIRPALKCSDRTIAIVGAGDAAFDYALNFSRKNRVILISRSGTDRCLPILKKRVTANDRIELLRETSILRIDKGRLKKISLGLKSQSGSSIMEVDLLIFAIGRIPEDRLLQGWNWKKKLEEGKLFQAGDLINGLHRQAVIAAGDGMKAALSITGELNENNR, encoded by the coding sequence ATGAAACACCATGAGTGCCAAGTTGCCGTGGTTGGAGCAGGACCTGCCGGCTGTGCGGCAGCGATCCAGTTGACAAGGGCTGGAATTGACACTCTTCTGGTAGAAAAAGCTGAAGTCGGCGGGCTTCTCTGCAATGCCGGCCTGATTGAGAATTATCCCGGATTTCCAGAGGGGATCAGAGGTCTGGAAATGGCCGGATTTCTGAAGTTGCAGCTACGCAGACTCGGTGTTCGGCTGCTCAGGGATGAGATTATCTCAGTCAGGACATCAGGAGGATTTATGCTGCAGGGTAACTTGCATGAAATCGAGTCAAAGTATCTGATCCTGGCCACAGGCACCCGGCCCGCTGACCCTGGGATCAATGTCCCTGCAATAATCCGGCGTTTTGTTGACTCTGAAATCCGGCCTGCCCTGAAATGTTCAGACAGGACGATTGCCATTGTGGGAGCTGGAGACGCTGCTTTTGACTATGCACTGAATTTTTCCCGAAAAAACAGGGTTATCCTCATCTCCCGCTCCGGCACTGACAGATGCCTCCCGATTCTTAAAAAACGCGTCACTGCAAATGACAGGATCGAGCTTCTCAGAGAAACATCGATTCTCAGGATTGACAAGGGCAGATTGAAAAAAATCAGCCTGGGATTAAAATCGCAATCCGGATCGAGTATAATGGAAGTTGATCTGCTGATCTTCGCGATCGGCAGAATCCCGGAAGACAGATTGCTCCAAGGCTGGAACTGGAAGAAAAAATTGGAGGAAGGAAAGCTTTTCCAGGCAGGAGACTTGATAAATGGTTTGCATCGACAAGCTGTAATTGCGGCAGGGGATGGGATGAAGGCAGCGCTTTCCATCACAGGTGAATTGAATGAAAATAATCGGTAA
- a CDS encoding radical SAM protein, producing MKIIGKTEKKGLASVYLADFGEGRQAEFVESLQPPHPRSDKWVLIVSTLFGCPVKCRICDAGNDFKGKLTREQMFRQIDYLVSRYYPSGRIPSKKFKIQFARMGEPAFNQAVLDVLEELPVRYDAPGLIPSISSIAPACCENFFDRLLSIKEKLYEKGRFQLQFSLHSTNELERNALIPARTWSFSEIAGYGERFYRTGDRKITLNFALAKGSSFDPVELLPYFSPEKFLLKLTPLNPTYKARENQLSSRISASDTTELTDLASSAGYESILSFGEFEENLIGSNCGQYLRTHLEKNGDYSDSYTYELEEGVDSLKDDPYLK from the coding sequence ATGAAAATAATCGGTAAAACGGAAAAAAAGGGACTGGCCAGCGTCTATCTGGCAGATTTCGGTGAAGGCAGGCAGGCTGAATTCGTGGAATCATTACAACCGCCACACCCGAGATCCGATAAATGGGTACTGATAGTTTCGACGCTCTTCGGATGTCCGGTGAAATGCCGGATCTGCGATGCAGGAAATGATTTCAAGGGAAAACTCACCAGAGAGCAGATGTTTCGGCAGATCGACTATCTTGTGAGCAGGTATTATCCTTCCGGCAGGATTCCTTCCAAAAAATTCAAGATCCAGTTCGCCAGGATGGGAGAGCCGGCCTTCAACCAGGCTGTGCTTGATGTACTTGAAGAGCTTCCAGTTCGATATGATGCCCCTGGTCTGATTCCTTCGATTTCCTCGATCGCTCCAGCCTGCTGCGAAAACTTTTTCGACAGACTGCTGTCCATTAAAGAAAAGCTGTATGAAAAGGGACGATTTCAACTGCAGTTTTCCCTGCATTCAACAAACGAACTGGAACGGAACGCTTTGATACCTGCAAGAACCTGGAGTTTTTCTGAAATCGCCGGGTACGGGGAGCGTTTTTACAGGACCGGAGACAGGAAAATAACCTTGAATTTTGCACTGGCCAAAGGATCCTCCTTTGATCCTGTAGAGCTTCTTCCGTATTTTTCCCCTGAGAAGTTTCTGCTCAAGCTTACTCCGCTCAATCCAACATACAAAGCACGTGAAAATCAGCTTTCATCCAGGATTTCCGCCTCTGACACCACTGAACTGACTGATCTTGCATCCAGTGCGGGCTACGAGTCAATTCTGAGCTTCGGGGAATTTGAGGAAAACCTGATCGGCAGCAATTGCGGGCAGTATCTCAGGACACATCTTGAAAAAAATGGCGATTACAGCGACAGTTACACATACGAGCTGGAAGAAGGGGTCGATTCTTTAAAGGACGACCCTTACCTGAAATAA
- a CDS encoding efflux RND transporter permease subunit — protein MNIPEIAVKRPVGITMIVMVFLLLGGVAMFSLNVDLYPNIDYPTAYIRIPYPGVSPADMESIVTKKIENEVNALENVKDINSRSQDGEAGIGVEFVWGTDLNLALIDLRDKVEAAKRRLPRDIDQIRVMKQDMNARPIMDIALAGDFDPKTMRTLAEIEIAPVIQRIPGVAAVDVSGGLQREIKIQVNPTTLNSLGLTINDVIKAVNVDNQNTPVGDINEGSYQYMVRSVGEIQRPEDFGKIVVKKLADRPVYLSELAVIEDSNKEISTLSRMNGRPSVTLGVRKTQGANPVLISDAVNQLLPQLEHKYQNKIKFVIGNDSSTFINESMQMVRESCLVGGFLSIFVIYFFLRNFRATFIIGTSIPLAIIITFLMMYLKKGMTMNLITLGGLALGIGIMVDNAIVSLENIYRYIRLHGNEDREKCAIEATNEVMMVILASTLTHIVVFVPIGLVPGATGEMFFNLALTIIFAEIATYFVAISFVPMLASKILKVEAERKEPLMDKLRAIYKRNLRWVLSSPLRRWGYIFLVAVIFGLTFVFLPAMEFFPYMDRGAFSIRYATPEGTTIEKTDEIARQIEIVLKKYKDAEKVITRVELGRGDFSVIVPPMGKRAMSLKQLIKKVREDVSKISGYTRITYAEQKLGQFHGHGTGKPIEIEIYGDEFPVIEALCRKVAIAIKRVEGLKDVDDGVEKGRPEVRIVYDREKLRDLKLDLATVSDMTRSYVFGNVAGKYKEANDEFDIRVKASDEYTDKIDKLKDLKLVVDDKTTVLLSQVARIEYGSSYTTIRRRNLKRLQMVEADIQGRPLQAVSSDIQKVLSGMQFPDGYYYQFGGEEEDRKEAFRNLMMAMLTAFLLVYLVMAVQYDSFTDPFVIMFTIPLSIIGVVLSLKIMGMALSTTALIGVIMLGGIVVNNGIILVDFINHRRIKEKEDKITAVLESGAIRLRPILMTVLTTILGMLPLSLGIGAGADFFQPLAVTVIGGLTISTLFTLTFIPVLYVIMDNARERVMKWAQAKM, from the coding sequence ATGAACATACCCGAAATTGCCGTAAAGCGCCCTGTGGGCATCACAATGATCGTAATGGTTTTCCTGCTGCTGGGCGGAGTCGCCATGTTTTCCCTGAACGTGGACCTCTATCCGAACATCGACTATCCTACCGCATATATCAGGATTCCATATCCAGGAGTGTCCCCGGCGGATATGGAAAGCATAGTCACCAAGAAGATCGAGAACGAGGTGAATGCCCTGGAAAACGTGAAAGACATCAATTCCCGCTCCCAGGACGGGGAAGCCGGGATCGGGGTGGAGTTTGTCTGGGGTACTGACCTCAATCTGGCCTTGATCGATCTGAGAGACAAGGTGGAAGCAGCCAAGCGAAGACTTCCCCGCGATATCGATCAGATCAGGGTGATGAAGCAGGACATGAATGCCAGGCCGATCATGGACATCGCTCTGGCTGGTGATTTTGACCCTAAAACCATGCGCACGCTCGCCGAAATTGAGATCGCCCCCGTGATTCAGCGCATACCAGGAGTGGCTGCAGTCGATGTGTCAGGAGGACTGCAGCGCGAGATCAAAATTCAGGTCAATCCCACCACTCTCAATTCCCTCGGCCTGACCATCAATGACGTGATCAAGGCTGTGAACGTGGACAATCAGAACACGCCTGTCGGAGATATCAATGAAGGATCGTATCAATACATGGTGCGTTCTGTCGGTGAGATCCAGAGACCTGAAGATTTCGGTAAAATAGTGGTCAAAAAACTGGCTGACAGGCCAGTTTACTTAAGCGAACTGGCTGTGATCGAAGACTCCAACAAGGAAATTTCAACTCTCTCGCGGATGAATGGAAGGCCTTCGGTTACGCTGGGAGTCAGAAAAACCCAGGGCGCGAATCCTGTGCTGATTTCTGATGCAGTCAATCAGCTTCTTCCGCAGCTGGAACACAAATATCAGAATAAAATCAAGTTCGTGATCGGGAATGACAGTTCTACATTCATCAATGAATCCATGCAGATGGTCAGGGAAAGCTGTCTGGTCGGCGGATTTCTTTCCATTTTTGTCATCTATTTCTTCCTCCGGAATTTCCGGGCCACCTTCATCATCGGCACCAGCATCCCTCTCGCAATCATCATCACCTTCCTGATGATGTATCTGAAAAAGGGCATGACCATGAATCTGATCACTTTAGGCGGCCTGGCGCTGGGCATAGGAATCATGGTGGATAATGCGATCGTTTCTCTGGAGAACATTTATCGTTACATCCGCCTGCACGGAAATGAAGACCGCGAGAAATGCGCGATCGAAGCTACCAATGAAGTGATGATGGTGATCCTGGCATCCACACTTACCCATATCGTGGTTTTTGTGCCGATCGGCCTGGTTCCCGGGGCTACCGGGGAAATGTTCTTCAATCTGGCGCTCACGATCATTTTCGCTGAAATCGCCACCTACTTTGTGGCGATCAGCTTTGTGCCGATGCTGGCTTCAAAGATACTTAAAGTCGAGGCAGAGCGGAAAGAACCTCTGATGGACAAACTGCGGGCCATTTACAAGCGCAATCTGCGCTGGGTGCTGTCCAGTCCGCTCAGGCGCTGGGGATACATTTTCCTGGTGGCAGTAATCTTCGGGCTTACTTTTGTCTTCCTGCCTGCCATGGAATTTTTCCCGTACATGGACAGAGGCGCATTCAGCATCAGATATGCAACTCCTGAAGGGACCACGATCGAAAAGACCGACGAAATCGCCAGACAGATTGAAATTGTTCTTAAGAAATACAAGGATGCAGAAAAAGTAATTACCCGTGTCGAACTGGGACGGGGCGACTTTTCTGTGATTGTACCTCCGATGGGTAAACGTGCCATGAGCCTCAAGCAGCTGATTAAAAAGGTCAGAGAGGATGTCAGTAAGATCAGCGGCTATACCCGTATCACTTATGCTGAGCAGAAGCTCGGCCAGTTTCACGGGCATGGAACCGGTAAACCCATCGAGATCGAGATATACGGCGATGAGTTTCCTGTAATCGAAGCTCTCTGCCGGAAAGTGGCGATTGCGATCAAGAGGGTCGAAGGATTGAAGGATGTTGACGACGGCGTGGAAAAGGGCAGGCCTGAAGTCAGGATCGTGTACGACAGGGAAAAGCTCAGGGATCTGAAACTTGATCTGGCCACAGTGTCGGATATGACCAGAAGTTATGTTTTCGGCAATGTGGCAGGCAAGTACAAGGAAGCCAACGACGAATTCGACATCCGCGTGAAAGCTTCGGATGAATACACCGATAAAATTGATAAACTCAAGGATCTCAAGCTTGTAGTCGACGACAAGACAACAGTGCTTCTTTCACAGGTAGCCAGGATTGAATACGGCAGCAGTTACACCACGATCAGGCGCAGAAATCTCAAACGCCTCCAGATGGTGGAGGCCGATATCCAGGGCCGGCCCCTGCAGGCGGTTTCCAGTGACATCCAGAAAGTGCTCTCTGGCATGCAATTCCCTGACGGCTATTACTACCAGTTCGGCGGGGAAGAGGAAGACCGGAAAGAAGCTTTCCGCAATCTGATGATGGCCATGCTGACCGCATTTCTGCTGGTATATCTTGTGATGGCTGTGCAGTATGACTCTTTCACAGATCCCTTTGTGATCATGTTCACCATTCCTCTTTCGATTATCGGAGTGGTGCTTTCCTTGAAGATAATGGGGATGGCGCTTTCCACCACTGCTTTGATCGGAGTGATCATGCTGGGAGGAATTGTCGTTAACAACGGTATTATTCTGGTCGATTTCATCAATCACCGCCGGATCAAGGAAAAGGAAGACAAGATCACGGCTGTCCTTGAGTCAGGCGCGATCCGGCTGCGGCCGATCCTGATGACTGTGCTGACTACCATCCTGGGCATGCTGCCGCTGTCTCTGGGAATAGGAGCTGGAGCCGACTTTTTCCAGCCGCTTGCAGTTACTGTAATCGGTGGACTGACTATCTCGACTCTTTTTACCCTGACTTTCATCCCTGTGCTCTATGTCATAATGGACAATGCCAGAGAAAGAGTGATGAAATGGGCTCAAGCGAAAATGTGA